The following proteins are co-located in the Pelecanus crispus isolate bPelCri1 chromosome 5, bPelCri1.pri, whole genome shotgun sequence genome:
- the PIF1 gene encoding ATP-dependent DNA helicase PIF1 — protein MEDAELRCTVAVEQPLPGVQAPQRRVMRGALVLLGRNELRQPVLRVVGSGGAAALSFALAGDTVRLFTRFAGDGRAAVRVGPGGAQVLLSDCPPDALRRFLRLLRHKVAAGPRGAPRCPRLLDRPPPAFAAISPLQERDLLRAPGRPRGGEARGERPAEVPRAERRPPARLSAEQEAVLGAVRSGKSIFFTGCAGTGKSFLLKRIVGSLPPKSTYATASTGVAACHIGGTTLHAFAGIGSGKAPLEQCIQLAERPGVRQHWLACQHLIIDEISMVDGKFFDRLEAVARAVRKRDEPFGGIQLIICGDFLQLPPVCKANEETKFCFQAKSWRKCIHINMELTEVRRQTDKTFVSLLSEVRLGRCTEEVSRLLMQTAANRSERDGILATRLCTHKDDVEITNERCLQQLSGQVHTFEALDSDPMLVKLIDAQCPVGGRVELKLGAQVMLAKNLDVSQGLVNGARGVVVGFESEQKGLPKVRFLCGVTQVIKMEKWVFKGPSGVHLSRQQLPLKLAWAISIHKSQGMSLDCVEISLSRVFESGQAYVALSRARSLAGLRVLDFDPKVVRADPSVLQFYRQLRRHQLLTQDSLHTHSGADEKENWKCS, from the exons ATGGAGGACGCGGAGCTGCGCTGCACGGTGGCCGTGGAGCAGCCGCTGCCGGGGGTACAGGCCCCGCAGCGCCGCGTCATGCGGGGCgcgctggtgctgctgggccGCAACGAGCTGCGGCAGCCGGTGCTGCGGGTGGtcggcagcggcggggcggcggcgctgaGCTTCGCGCTGGCCGGTGACACCGTGCGGCTCTTCACGCGGTTCGCGGGTGACGGGCGGGCGGCCGTGCGGGTGGGGCCGGGCGGCGCCCAGGTCCTGCTCTCCGACTGCCCCCCAGACGCGCTGCGCCGCTTCCTCCGCCTCCTGCGGCACAAGGTcgccgccgggccgcggggcgcgccgcgctgcccccgccTGCTggaccggccgccgccggcctTCGCCGCCATCAGCCCGCTGCAGGAGCGGGACCTGCTGCgcgccccgggccgcccccgcggcggcgagGCGAGGGGGGAGCGCCCGGCGGAG GTGCCCCGCGCGGAGAGGCGGCCCCCGGCGAGGCTCTCGGCGGAGCAGGAGGCGGTGCTGGGCGCCGTGCGGAGCGGGAAGAGCATCTTCTTCACCGGCTGTGCAG GGACCGGGAAGTCGTTCCTGCTGAAGAGGATCGTGGGCTCCCTGCCTCCGAAGAGCACCTACGCCACAGCCAGCACGGGAGTGGCGGCCTGCCACATCGGTGGCACCACTCTCCATGCCTTTGCCG GGATCGGCTCTGGGAAGGCGCCGCTGGAACAGTGTATTCAGCTGGCGGAGAGGCCTGGGGTGCGCCAGCACTGGCTGGCCTGCCAGCACTTAATTATCGATGAGATCTCAATGGTGGACGGCAAGTTCTTTGACAGACTGGAGGCAGTGGCAAG gGCAGTCAGAAAACGGGATGAGCCTTTTGGAGGAATTCAGCTAATCATCTGTGGGGACTTCTTGCAGCTACCCCCAGTCTGCAAGGCTAACGAAGAAACCAAGTTCTGCTTTCAG GCAAAAAGCTGGAGGAAATGCATCCACATAAATATGGAGCTGACTGAAGTGCGAAGACAGACCGACAAGACCTTTGTCTCGCTCCTGAGTGAAGTTCGTTTAGGCAG GTGCACAGAGGAGGTTAGCAGACTGCTGATGCAGACTGCTGCTAACAGGTCTGAGCGTGATGGGATCCTCGCTACGCGGCTCTGCACCCATAAAGATGATGTAGAAATAACTAATGAGAGATGCTTACAACAGCTATCAG GACAAGTGCACACTTTTGAGGCTTTGGACAGTGACCCAATGCTAGTGAAGTTAATTGATGCTCAGTGTCCTGTGGGTGGTAGAGTTGAGCTAAAGCTTGGAGCTCAG gTGATGCTAGCTAAGAACCTGGATGTGTCTCAAGGGCTGGTGAATGGGGCACGAGGAGTTGTTGTAGGATTTGAAAGTGAACAGAAAG GGCTGCCTAAGGTGAGGTTTCTCTGCGGGGTCACACAGGTCATCAAAATGGAGAAATGGGTTTTCAAAGGACCATCAGGAGTTCATCTGAGTCGTCAACAGTTGCCTTTAAAATTGGCATGGGCCATTTCCATTCACAAGAGTCAG GGCATGTCTTTAGATTGTGTGGAAATCTCTCTGTCTCGTGTCTTTGAAAGTGGGCAGGCTTATGTAGCCCTCTCCCGAGCCCGCAGCCTTGCAGGTCTCCGTGTTCTGGATTTTGATCCAAAAGTAGTGAGAGCTGATCCTTCTGTGTTGCAGTTCTATAGACAACTGAGACGTCATCAACTTCTAACCCAG GATTCACTACACACCCATTCAGGTGCTGATGAGAAGGAGAACTGGAAATGCAGCTGA